The sequence CGCACTTAAGCAGAGGGTGCGATTTCGACGAACGGAGAACCAAGAACGGAAAGGCAGGTTACTCCTAAAGGTCATTGTCCGGAAGAGCCTTATTTGTCATGGTTTAACCCTATTGCTGCCGGGTTTTCCTGTGTTACTCTCCGTAACATCTTCCAGTTACTTCGGAATTAACGTGGCTAAAAGCAGAGGGCGAACCCGAGAAGGCCTGCAGATTTCCTGGACTACTATTACTTATCGCAGTGTCCTCCTTTCCGTGCTTTTCCTTGTTGTCCTGGTTTCCATTGTCGCTTACATCCTGGCTCCTAACACGGTTAAGTCCGTGATGGCACAGGCCGGTAGTTACGTCTCCGAACAACTGGAAAAGATGGGCATCCTCTCCAACGGGAAGAAGGCGGGCGGCATCGGCCCGCAACAGGCGCACTTCACCGCCATCGATGGAACCGTGAAGGTTAAGCGGGCGAACAGCAACACCTGGCAGAACGCCGATTACAGTGTTCCGCTGGAGAAAGGCGACGTCGTCCAGACCGGATCGGAAGGGATCGCGAAGGTCGTCTTCGCCGATGGTACCAGCTACACGGTCAAGCAGGATTCGCTGATTGTCATTGAAGACAACTCTGTTAACGCCAACCAACAGACACAGGTTTCGGTGCAGGTGACGACCGGTACGGTCGATCTTTCGACGGCTACTTTCTCGCAGGGCTCGAGTTCGCAGGTTGTGGTTGCCGGGGCGCGAGCAACGTTCTCCCCCGACACATCCGCACACGTGAAAAACGATCCACGCGGCGATGTGCATGAGATCCAGGTGAACAAAGGTTCCGGCGAAGTCGTGCGCGGGACCGAAACGGTTCGCTTGGGCGACTTCGAGAAGGTCGATTTCAAAAATGATTCGACCACAATGGCGAAGAGCAAGGTCCTGGGGCCGCCAGTGCTGATTGGGCCTGCGAACATGGCGCCGATCTTTACCGGCGGAAAACTCGCAGTGGTGCAATTCACCTGGGCACCGGTCGAGAAGGTCGCCGGGTATCATTTGCGCGTCTCGCGAAATCCATATTTCTCCTCTACCGTGATCGACGAAAAGGTGGCAACGCCGGAGTTGACCGCGGAAATGTCGGAGGGTGCGTATTACTGGTCGGTGCAGTCGCTGGACGAGAAGGGGAACGAGTCGATCGACAGCGAGAAGAACCGCTTCACGGTGATTCCGAAGGGACCGGAATCAGTGACGATTCCGCTGGAGTTGGAGAATTTTATACAACACGGTCACGTGATTGAAGTGCGCGGCAAAACCGAACCGAACGCAAGGGTGATGGTGAACGGGCAGGAGGTTCCGCTGGTCACATCGGATGGCAGCTTCCAGTTCTTGACAGCGCCATTGCCGACCGGCGAGAACATTTTGACGATTACGGCGCAGAACAGCAAGGGCGGCGTAAACACGAAGCAGAAGAAGATCGTGATTCAGTAGGGTGATGGTTCGTGAGGCCTTGGGGAACTAACCCGGCATCAAAAAGCGGGCATTATGCTGAGGCACCCAGGCGGTCTCAGGTTCGGAACGTTTACCAAAAGTGGCAGGTAGCATGGCAATAGTTAGGTATCTGGGCGTTGTAAAAGTAGTAATATCAATGCGAGCGTGCCCGCGGAGTTAGCCTTCCGGTCCTGCCCGCATCGTCCTTGGAATATTAACCAGACGTACCAGGGCCTTCGGTGTATCGGGTCTGGTCTGTAAGTGTGAGATAAACAGAGTAGCGGGTTCGAGGCTCAAGTTCAGAAGTACACATAGATAAGAAAAAGAGAGAAAGCCGCAGCAATGTCATCGAATGGATTCCATAGCAGTTCGCGTTGGTCGAATCTTCGGTCTCTCTTCAGCATGTTTTCCAGCGATCTTGCCATCGACCTTGGCACCGCGAACACGCTGGTTTACGCAAGAGGTAAGGGCATCGTAGTTAACGAACCTTCCATCGTCGCGATCAACAAGAACACAGCTGAAGTAGAAGCGGTCGGCAAGGAAGCGAAAGAGATGCTGGGCCGCACACCGGGCAACATCGTCGCCATCAAGCCAATGAAGGACGGCGTGATCGCCGACTTCAAGGTGACGGAGAAGATGTTGAACTACTTCATTCAGAAGGCGCACAACCGCAAGATGCTGGTGCATCCGCGCATTGTGATCGGCGTGCCCTCTGAGATTACGCAGGTGGAAAAGCGCGCCGTCGAGGACTCGGCGTATCGCGCCAAGGCCAGCGAGGTTTACCTGGTGGAGCAGGCCATGGTGGCCGCCATCGGCGCTGGGCTGCCGATCCAGGAGCCCGGCGGCAACATGGTGGTGGACATCGGCGGCGGCACCACGGATATCGCCGTCATCTCGCTCTCGGGCATTGTGTATTCGCGTTCGGTGCGCATGGCCGGCAACCAGATGGACGAGGCCATTACCAACTACCTCAAGCGCAAGTACAACCTGCTGATTGGCGAGCGCACCGCAGAGCAGATCAAGATCGAGATCGGGTCAGCCTATCCGCTGGACAAGCCTCTGACCATGGAGATCAAGGGGCGCAACCTGATTGAAGGCGTGCCCAAGACCATCAGCATCGACGACAGCGAAATCCGCGAGTCGCTGGGCGAATGCATTGCGGTCATCATGAACGCGATTCGCGTGGCGCTGGAGCGCACACCGCCGGAACTGTCTGCCGACATCAGCGATCGCGGCATTGTGCTGACGGGCGGCGGCGCGCTGATCAAGAATCTGGACAAGCGCATCCGCGAAGAGACCGGGCTGCCCGTTTCCGTGGCCGATGATCCGCTGGCCAGCGTGGTGCTGGGCACGGGCAAGATGCTGTCTGACTTCCGACTGCTGCGCAAGATCAAGATCGACTAACAGGGGTCAGGGTTCAGAGATCAGGGATCAGGCGTTTGGGGTCCGTGTCTGCTGATTTCTGAACCCTGAGCCCAAACCGCGATGGAATCCTTCTTCGTCCGCTACCGGAATCTCGTAGTGCTGCTGGCAATGCTGGTGGCGCAAATCCTCGGTCTGGCCATGCAGGTGCACCAGACTGACAGCGGACGCATGAGCATGGATCGGCACGATGGAAGCGGGGTCAGGCTGATACGGCTGTGGGCCAATGCGCTGGTTTCGCCGCCGGAGCGGGCCTTTCACGCGACCAGCCAGGGCATCACAGACCTGTGGCAGAACTACATTGACCTGCGCCACGTGCGCGAGCAGAACCAGCAACTCGAGCAGACCATTGGCCGGCTGCGGCTGGAGCAGGCGGCGCTGCTGGCAGATGCGCGGCAAGGCCAGCGCCTGCAGGGACTGCTGCACTTTCAGGAAAAGTATATTTACAAAACACTGGCGGCGCAGATTATCGGCACCAGCGGCAGCGCGCAGTCGCACGTGGTGTACCTGGACAAGGGCGCGGCGGACGGCCTGCAGCGCGACATGGCGGTGATTACGCCGGACGGGATTGTGGGCAAGGTGCGCGATGTGTTTCCCCATTCGGCGCAAGTGCTGCTGATTAACGACCAGACCAGCGGCGCGGGCGTGATTCTGGAGACAACACGCATCCGCGGCATTTTGCGCGGCAACGCGGCGGGCCAGCCGCAGGTTGTGGACATCATGGAGGATAGCCGCATCAAGCCGGGCGAGAAGGTGCTGACGGCAGGCGGCGACGAGATTTTCCCGCGCGGGCTTCCAGTGGGCGTAGTGGAGAAAGTGGTGCCGGACCCGGAGCACGATTCCTACATCCATGTGATTGTGAAGCCTGCCGTGGCGCTGGACAGGCTGGACGAGGTGCTGGTGATTACTTCGACTGAGCCGCGCTTCCCTGCCGAACAGCAGCAGGATATGGCCACCAGCGAAGCAGAGAAGGGCGCTGAGGTAGAGGCGGCGAACGCGCAGAAGAAGGCCTCAGAGATTATGGCCGAACGCCTGCCGGGACTGATTGACCCCAACCTGCCCCCGGATCAGCAGCCGCTACTCGACAGCACGCCGCCGGTTCCCGTGGCGCACACGCCACTACCCTTGCATCCGGACCGGTTTTCGCCGGGAGCCGCGCCGGGCCAGCCAGAGGGCGCAACCCCCGGATCTGGAAGTAGCGCAGGAACAACAACCAGCCCGCGCCCGGACGCTCCGCAGCGGAGGAATCCCTGAGCATGCCTGTGCTGATGGCCAACACCCGCCGCGACGTGGAGGTGCACCGCTTTCCAGTGCTGCTGTACGCGCTGGTGCCGCTGGTGGCGCTGGTACTGCAGGCCTGGCTGCCGCGCGTGCTGGGCAGGTTTGCCTGGTTTGATCTGCCCCTGGTGGTCACGGTGTATTTTGCCCTGGGCAGGCACAGTCCCATCCAGGGAACGCTCATGGGCGGTGCGCTGGGCCTCTTCGAGGACGCGCTGACGCAGCATGCCATCGGCCTCAACGGCATAGCCAAGACGGTGGTGGGCTTTCTGGCGGCGTCTGTGGGGGTGCGGATTGACGTGGAAAACCACACCATCCGCGTCATGCTCACCTTCCTGCTGTCGTTGCTGTCAAGCGCCTTGTATATCTTTGAGTTCCAGGTTCTGCTGGGGTTGACTCTGGAATGGACGTGGCTGGCCGAGCTGTCCCGGGCGCTGGGCAACACGGTGATTGCACTGGTGATGTTTCCCCTGCTCGACCGGTTCAAGATAAGCGATTGAAGGCGGCGAGCCGTCCTTCTTTCAAGCGGGCAGGCGGGTGCTGGCAGAGCGCGGATTTCATTGCAGGACGCGGTATCCTGAGACAAGCAGGCAGATGGTTTTCGACAGGGTCACACGAGGCGAAAAGCTCTCCGGTGCAAAGCTGACGGCGGTACAGTACGGCATTCTGCTGATGATGCTGGCGCTGGCGGCGGGGCTGTGGCGGCTGCAGGTGCTGGGCGCTGACAATTTTCGCGTGCTGGCTGAGCAGAACCGCATTCGCAAAGTGCCGATTCTTGCCGGCCGCGGCAAGCTGTTTGACCGGGAAAACCGCCTGATTGTGGACAACTACCCGTCCATCTCGTGCTTTCTGGTGCGCGAACAGAGCCACACGGTCGATGCCGACCTGCCTTTGATTGCGCGGGGACTGCACCTGGACCTGGAGCAGTTGCGCGCCACGCTGCACCGCTATCGCAAATCGCCGGGCTATCAGCCCATCCCCATCAAGCAGGACGTCACCGCCGACGAGCAGGCCTTCATCGAAGCGCACCGCAACGAGCTGCCAGAGCTGGAGACCATCGACGAGGAGCGCAGGCTCTATCCGCGCGACGGCTTTGCGGCGCACCTGATCGGCTATGTGGGCGAGGTGAGCGAGGAGATGCTGAACGATCCGCGCTATGCCGCCTATGAGCCGGGCGACGTGGTGGGCAAGGCGGGCGTGGAAGAAAGCTATGACCAGCTGCTGCGGGGGCAGGACGGCTCGCGGGACGTGATTGTGGACAGCCGCGGCCGCGAGGCGGGCTATCTGCGAACCCAGCACGCCATCCCCGGAAAGGATTTGCGGCTGACCATCGACAACGACCTGCAGCGCGCCGCGGAGCTGGCGCTGGGGGACCGGGACGGGGCGATTGTAGCCATGGACCCGCGCAATGGGGAGATCCTGGCCATGGTGTCGCGGCCCAGCTTTGACCCGAACGCCTTTGCCGTGCGCATTGACCGCTCGGCATGGAACAAGCTGGTCACCGACCCCTCTCACCCGCTGATGAACAAGGCCATTCAGGCGCAGTTGGCGCCGGGGTCCACGTTCAAGATCCTGATGTCCGTGGCTGGACTGCAGGAGGGCATCGCGCAGAACCTGCATGTCTACTGCAACGGCGGCGCCGACTTCTATGGCCACTACTACCATTGCGACGCAAAGCACGGTGCGGTGGACATCCACAACGCGATCCCCGACTCCTGCGACACGTTTTATTACACGCTGGCTGACAAGCTGGGTATTGATCGCATCGCCGCCTACGCCCAGCGGTTTGGATTCGGGCAGAAGACGGGCATCGACCTGCCGGGCGAACAGCCGGGCCTGATGCCCTCGCCGCAGTGGCTGATGAGGAACTACCACCGCAGATGGTACGCGGGCGAAACCATCTCTGTAGGCATCGGGCAGGGCGCGATTGAGGCCACACCGCTGCAGCTGGCCCGCATCATCAGCGGCATCGCTTCGGATGGACACATGGTGCGCCCGCATGTGGTGTTCCCGGACGAGCTTCCGGCCGACTTTCGCCATGCGCTGCTGGACAGCTTTCCCGGCTCGGGCGAGGCGAACATTCCCATTCCGCCCGAGGATTGGATGACGATTACGGACGGCATGGCCCAGGTGACGGAGCCGGGAGCGTTCCATACGGCCGGATCGGCGCATCTGGACGGCATCGACCTGGCAGGCAAGACGGGCACGGCGCAGGTGGTGGGCCATGACACCCTGAGCCACATGGCCAAGACCCGGTTGACGTTCCCCAACGCGTGGTTCGTGGGCGTCACGCCACGCCGCAACCCGGAGCTGGTGGTGGCCGTGTTGTGGCAGAACGGCGAGTTCAGCTACTACCCGGCGCGCATCGGCGCCAAGGTGGTAGCGGCTTACGTGGAGAAGCAGCGGCGGCTGGCGCATAACCTGCCGCAGAGCAAGACACCGCCGCCGCCGGCGGAGGTGGGCGCGGTCTGGTCCGTGCCGGACCCGCGCAACGGCGGCAGGACTCAACGCGTACGGGGCGGACACTTCTTTGTGAATCCGGGGCCGGGTTCCCTGCCTGCATCGAGCCCCGCGGTAGCCCGCAATGGGCACATGCAGAGCCCTGCCCCTGAACCGCATCGGTCGCCCGGCCCGGCACAGCTCGGCTTGGCACTGCCCGAGCTGCCCTGGAAGAAGCCATGAGCCAGATGCGGCGTTTCCTCAGCTTTCGCGACTTTGACTGGGCCCTGCTGGGCATGGTGATGCTGCTGTGCACTCTGTCGGTGTTTGAAATCTACTCCGCCACGCTGCACACCAAGTACACGGGCTTCCATACCAAGCAGATCTTCTGGATCGCGGGCGGGCTCGCGGCTATGTTCCTGTTCTCCAGGATTGACTACCACCGGCTGCTGGACTGGGTTCCGTGGGCGTATGGATTCTGCCTGGTTTCGCTGGCGGCGGTGCTGGTGCCGGGCATCGGGCACAAGGCCCTGGGTGCGCGGCGCTGGATCAAGCTGGGGCCGCTGCTCTTTCAGCCGTCGGAATGGGTAAAAGTCGTGCTGGTACTGGCAGTGGCGCGCTACTTTGCCAACCTGGGCGCGCGAAGCCTGACGTGGAAAGACATCTTCAAGGCCTTTGCGCTGGTGGGCATGCCCATGCTGCTGGTGCTGAAGCAGCCCGACCTGGGCACGACGCTGACCTACGCGCCAATTCTGGTGGCAGGGCTATTCCTGGGAGGCATCAACCTGCGGCAGTCGCTGATTCTGGTGACGGCCGGGCTGGTGCTTGTGGCAGGTGCGTGGTCCAGTGGCAAGGTGCTGAAGCCTTACCAGAAGGCGCGACTCACCAGCTTCATCAACCCTGAAAACGACCCCCGGGGCAGCGGCTACCAGATTCGCCAGTCGCTGATTGCGGTGGGCTCGGGCGGCATCTGGGGCAAAGGCGCGGAGAAGGGAACGCAGACGCAGGGGGACTTTCTGCCGATCCCGCACGCGGACTTCATCTTTGCGGCCTTCGGTGAGGAGCACGGCTTTGCAGGCGCGGTTTTTGTCCTGCTGCTATACTTCCTTATATTGATGCGTTTGATTCAAAACGCTCAAACAGCCGCAGACCTGCCCGGGTCCCTGATTATTATGGGAATCGTGGCTGTGTTGACCTTCCAGATTGCGGTCAACGTGGGCATGGTCATCGGGTTTATGCCCGTCACCGGAATCCCTTTACCGTTAATGAGTTACGGTGGATCTTCGGTGTTGTTTACCTTCCTGGCGCTGGGTGTGGCGATGAACGTGCGCATGCGCCGGTTTGTAAACTGAGGGTCCCGGTCCAAAGGGGGCGGGGACAGAAGAAGCACAGGTTCAGCTCTTGTGCGCCACCGGGGTTTCCTGGACCACAAGAGGAGCATTTTCAAGCAGATAGCCGGTCGGTATCCGATGGAGCCGAGCCCGGCAGGATTGAGTTCATGAGCACGCAGAGACGGGAAGACCGTTGGCAGCGTACAACTTGCACGGCATGCGCGAGAGCATCCGGGGGCTCCGGCGAGAGGTATTGGTCGCGGGAGTGGAATGCAGTGGGGCACCGAGACCCCTTCCCTGGCCCGCAATCACGCCGCGCAGACGCCACCGGTGGAACGGCCCCGCCTGGAATCCAGGCACGGTTGGCCACAAACTCTCTGCAATCGGATTCCTTTTTCGGACAGCTTGTTCAGCAGGACATCCGCAGTGGTTTGCCGCCCGCCAGGGCGCGCAGCCGTGCGGTTACCGGCCTACCAGCGACGCGCAGGTCATCCCTTTTGCCCATCTCCATCCCGCCCGGCTTCGACTCGCTCCATCTGACCCCGCCGCAGGCCCCGGCAGGCAAACGCCACCGGGCGGAAAGGCAAGATGGCAAAAGAGATTTGTATTTCCAGCACGCCGCATGAGACGCGGCTTGCAATTCTTGAAGACGATCAACTCGCGGAAATCTATTACGAACGCG comes from Terriglobia bacterium and encodes:
- a CDS encoding rod shape-determining protein → MSSNGFHSSSRWSNLRSLFSMFSSDLAIDLGTANTLVYARGKGIVVNEPSIVAINKNTAEVEAVGKEAKEMLGRTPGNIVAIKPMKDGVIADFKVTEKMLNYFIQKAHNRKMLVHPRIVIGVPSEITQVEKRAVEDSAYRAKASEVYLVEQAMVAAIGAGLPIQEPGGNMVVDIGGGTTDIAVISLSGIVYSRSVRMAGNQMDEAITNYLKRKYNLLIGERTAEQIKIEIGSAYPLDKPLTMEIKGRNLIEGVPKTISIDDSEIRESLGECIAVIMNAIRVALERTPPELSADISDRGIVLTGGGALIKNLDKRIREETGLPVSVADDPLASVVLGTGKMLSDFRLLRKIKID
- the mreC gene encoding rod shape-determining protein MreC yields the protein MESFFVRYRNLVVLLAMLVAQILGLAMQVHQTDSGRMSMDRHDGSGVRLIRLWANALVSPPERAFHATSQGITDLWQNYIDLRHVREQNQQLEQTIGRLRLEQAALLADARQGQRLQGLLHFQEKYIYKTLAAQIIGTSGSAQSHVVYLDKGAADGLQRDMAVITPDGIVGKVRDVFPHSAQVLLINDQTSGAGVILETTRIRGILRGNAAGQPQVVDIMEDSRIKPGEKVLTAGGDEIFPRGLPVGVVEKVVPDPEHDSYIHVIVKPAVALDRLDEVLVITSTEPRFPAEQQQDMATSEAEKGAEVEAANAQKKASEIMAERLPGLIDPNLPPDQQPLLDSTPPVPVAHTPLPLHPDRFSPGAAPGQPEGATPGSGSSAGTTTSPRPDAPQRRNP
- the mreD gene encoding rod shape-determining protein MreD, producing MPVLMANTRRDVEVHRFPVLLYALVPLVALVLQAWLPRVLGRFAWFDLPLVVTVYFALGRHSPIQGTLMGGALGLFEDALTQHAIGLNGIAKTVVGFLAASVGVRIDVENHTIRVMLTFLLSLLSSALYIFEFQVLLGLTLEWTWLAELSRALGNTVIALVMFPLLDRFKISD
- the mrdA gene encoding penicillin-binding protein 2 translates to MVFDRVTRGEKLSGAKLTAVQYGILLMMLALAAGLWRLQVLGADNFRVLAEQNRIRKVPILAGRGKLFDRENRLIVDNYPSISCFLVREQSHTVDADLPLIARGLHLDLEQLRATLHRYRKSPGYQPIPIKQDVTADEQAFIEAHRNELPELETIDEERRLYPRDGFAAHLIGYVGEVSEEMLNDPRYAAYEPGDVVGKAGVEESYDQLLRGQDGSRDVIVDSRGREAGYLRTQHAIPGKDLRLTIDNDLQRAAELALGDRDGAIVAMDPRNGEILAMVSRPSFDPNAFAVRIDRSAWNKLVTDPSHPLMNKAIQAQLAPGSTFKILMSVAGLQEGIAQNLHVYCNGGADFYGHYYHCDAKHGAVDIHNAIPDSCDTFYYTLADKLGIDRIAAYAQRFGFGQKTGIDLPGEQPGLMPSPQWLMRNYHRRWYAGETISVGIGQGAIEATPLQLARIISGIASDGHMVRPHVVFPDELPADFRHALLDSFPGSGEANIPIPPEDWMTITDGMAQVTEPGAFHTAGSAHLDGIDLAGKTGTAQVVGHDTLSHMAKTRLTFPNAWFVGVTPRRNPELVVAVLWQNGEFSYYPARIGAKVVAAYVEKQRRLAHNLPQSKTPPPPAEVGAVWSVPDPRNGGRTQRVRGGHFFVNPGPGSLPASSPAVARNGHMQSPAPEPHRSPGPAQLGLALPELPWKKP
- the rodA gene encoding rod shape-determining protein RodA yields the protein MRRFLSFRDFDWALLGMVMLLCTLSVFEIYSATLHTKYTGFHTKQIFWIAGGLAAMFLFSRIDYHRLLDWVPWAYGFCLVSLAAVLVPGIGHKALGARRWIKLGPLLFQPSEWVKVVLVLAVARYFANLGARSLTWKDIFKAFALVGMPMLLVLKQPDLGTTLTYAPILVAGLFLGGINLRQSLILVTAGLVLVAGAWSSGKVLKPYQKARLTSFINPENDPRGSGYQIRQSLIAVGSGGIWGKGAEKGTQTQGDFLPIPHADFIFAAFGEEHGFAGAVFVLLLYFLILMRLIQNAQTAADLPGSLIIMGIVAVLTFQIAVNVGMVIGFMPVTGIPLPLMSYGGSSVLFTFLALGVAMNVRMRRFVN